A single Lactuca sativa cultivar Salinas chromosome 8, Lsat_Salinas_v11, whole genome shotgun sequence DNA region contains:
- the LOC111899312 gene encoding uncharacterized protein LOC111899312, with protein sequence MASPSSWRWPKQNSSASLIGSSSFNASSISVYPFIFSHRQRSSFAFRRNHHPPPPPSCCSAGPNNAKRRPRKSDKQLQIGKISVHDDASVSKREQSLKTISNLNFKSLFGKRALWRRIFFASKKVRSIILLNVITLVYASDIPVLKEVEAIMDPAAFTVVRFTVSAIPFLPFVWRSWGDVQIRNSGIELGFWVSLGYLMQALGLLTSDAGRASFISMFTVIVVPLIDGMLGAVIPARTWFGALMSIIGVGMLECSGSSPCIGDLFNFLSALFFGIHMLRTEHISRKTDKENFLPVLGYEVCVVAFSSIIWFLIGGVYDGSSLDYDPSSWTLTMFLKWFMEFPWIPALYTGVFSTGLCLWVEMAAMRDISATETAVIYGLEPVWGAGFAWFLLGERWGVYGWFGAALVLCGSLVVQIVGASSGKGEGLSKKEDITSLSKGQNGLSASPVPVRSRKDVSDLLK encoded by the exons ATGGCTTCCCCATCATCATGGAGATGGCCAAAGCAGAACTCATCAGCATCGTTAATCGGATCCTCATCTTTCAATGCATCCTCAATTTCCGTTTATCCTTTCATCTTCTCCCACAGACAGCGGTCTTCTTTCGCCTTTCGTCGCAATCATCATCCTCCTCCTCCGCCGTCGTGTTGTAGTGCCGGACCTAATAATGCAAAAAGAAGACCGAGGAAATCCGATAAACAACTTCAGATCGGAAAAATTTCAGTCCACGACGATGCTTCTGTTAGTAAAAGGGAGCAATCACTCAAGACGATATCGAATCTGAACTTCAAATCGTTATTTGGAAAGCGTGCGTTATGGCGTAGGATATTCTTTGCATCGAAGAAAGTCCGGAGCATCATTTTGCTTAACGTCATTACTTTAGTTTATG CAAGTGACATACCAGTGCTGAAAGAGGTTGAAGCAATCATGGACCCTGCAGCATTTACTGTTGTGAGATTTACAGTTTCTGCCATTCCATTTCTCCCATTTGTCTGGAGATCTTGGGGAGATGTACAAATTCGCAATTCaggaatcgaattagggttttgggtgagTTTAGGTTACCTCATGCAAGCTCTTGGACTTCTCACTTCTGATGCTGGACGTGCATCCTTCATTTCTATGTTCACT GTAATTGTGGTTCCATTGATTGATGGTATGCTAGGAGCAGTGATTCCTGCTCGCACCTGGTTTGGAGCTCTTATGTCAATTATTGGAGTTGGAATGCTGGAATGTAGTGGATCATCTCCATGT ATTGGTGATTTATTTAACTTTCTAAGTGCATTATTCTTTGGTATACACATGCTAAGAACCGAGCATATATCAAGAAAAACAGACAAAGAAAACTTCTTGCCTGTTCTTGGATACGAG GTGTGTGTGGTTGCCTTCTCATCTATTATCTGGTTTTTAATTGGAGGGGTATATGATGGTAGTAGCTTGGATTATGATCCATCatcatggacattaacaatgttCTTGAAATGGTTTATGGAATTCCCTTGGATTCCTGCTTTATACACCGGTGTGTTTTCAACTGGCCTATGCTTGTGGGTAGAG ATGGCAGCAATGCGTGACATATCAGCCACTGAAACTGCTGTTATTTACGGATTGGAACCGGTGTGGGGTGCTGGTTTTGCTTGGTTTCTCCTTGGTGAAAGATGGGGTGTCTATGGCTGGTTTGGTGCTGCTCTTGTTCTTT GTGGAAGTTTAGTGGTGCAGATAGTTGGGGCATCATCTGGAAAAGGTGAGGGTCTGAGTAAGAAAGAGGATATAACGAGTCTTTcaaaagggcaaaatggtctttctGCATCTCCAGTTCCAGTCAGATCTAGAAAAGACGTGTCTGATTTATTAAAGTAA